The following proteins are co-located in the Streptomyces bottropensis ATCC 25435 genome:
- a CDS encoding glycerophosphodiester phosphodiesterase has product MTHVRQLPIQVVAHRGASEAAPEHTLAAYKKAIEDGADALECDVRLTADGHLVCVHDRRVNRTSNGRGAVSALELADLAALDFGSWKNGDEAPDWEVTPEDRADTSVLTLERLLELVADAGRRVELAIETKHPTRWAGQVEERLLVLLKRFGLDAPETATESPVRIMSFSARSLQRVRTASPTLPTVYLMQFVSPRLRDGRLPDGVRIAGPSIRIVRNHPAYIERLKNAGHQVHVWTVNEPQDVDLCVELGVDAIITNRPRAVLHQLSR; this is encoded by the coding sequence GTGACCCACGTACGACAGCTCCCGATTCAGGTCGTCGCCCACCGGGGGGCCTCCGAGGCGGCCCCCGAACACACCCTTGCCGCGTACAAGAAGGCGATCGAGGACGGTGCGGACGCCCTCGAATGCGATGTGCGGCTGACGGCGGACGGCCACCTCGTCTGTGTCCACGACCGGCGCGTCAACCGTACGTCGAACGGCCGGGGCGCGGTCTCCGCGCTGGAGCTCGCCGACCTCGCGGCCCTGGACTTCGGTTCCTGGAAGAACGGCGACGAGGCCCCCGACTGGGAGGTCACCCCCGAGGACCGGGCCGACACCTCCGTCCTCACTCTCGAACGCCTGCTCGAACTCGTGGCCGACGCGGGGCGCCGGGTGGAGCTGGCCATCGAGACCAAGCACCCCACGCGCTGGGCGGGCCAGGTCGAGGAGCGGCTGCTGGTCCTGCTGAAGCGGTTCGGGCTGGACGCCCCGGAGACGGCCACCGAGTCGCCGGTACGGATCATGAGCTTCTCGGCACGCTCGCTGCAGCGCGTGCGCACCGCGTCCCCCACGCTGCCGACCGTCTATCTGATGCAGTTCGTCTCCCCCCGCCTGCGCGACGGACGGCTGCCGGACGGCGTCCGGATCGCGGGCCCCTCGATCCGGATCGTGCGCAACCACCCCGCCTACATCGAGCGCCTGAAGAACGCCGGTCACCAGGTGCACGTGTGGACCGTGAACGAGCCCCAGGACGTCGACCTCTGCGTCGAGCTGGGCGTCGACGCCATCATCACCAACCGCCCCCGCGCGGTGCTTCACCAGCTGAGCCGCTGA
- a CDS encoding ATP-binding protein: protein MALVVAQEVPTSSSMAVPHGPAGVGKARHRMRDQLRDGGVADSVIDDALLILSELLSNACKHGRPLGDALAGDGDVRCAWRMDPTGRLTVEVTDGGGPTRPVPSTPSVTAHGGRGLNIVTALADDWGVRNDAHGEVTVWVVVQDDIYRAHRRDDFATRVAAPTVSTVPDLDFVDAFDDLD, encoded by the coding sequence GTGGCGTTGGTGGTGGCACAGGAGGTGCCCACGTCGTCGAGCATGGCCGTACCCCATGGCCCTGCGGGCGTGGGGAAAGCGAGGCACCGGATGCGCGATCAGTTGCGCGACGGTGGTGTGGCGGATTCGGTCATCGACGACGCCCTACTGATCCTTTCCGAACTGCTCAGCAATGCCTGCAAACACGGCAGACCACTGGGCGACGCACTGGCCGGCGACGGCGACGTGCGTTGCGCCTGGCGCATGGATCCCACCGGACGGCTCACGGTCGAGGTGACGGACGGCGGTGGTCCGACCCGCCCGGTCCCGTCCACGCCCTCGGTCACCGCACACGGCGGCCGCGGGCTGAACATCGTCACGGCGCTGGCCGACGACTGGGGCGTACGCAACGATGCCCACGGCGAGGTCACGGTGTGGGTCGTCGTCCAGGACGACATCTACCGCGCCCACCGCCGGGACGACTTCGCCACCCGCGTCGCCGCCCCCACGGTCTCCACCGTTCCCGACCTGGACTTCGTGGACGCCTTCGACGACCTGGACTGA
- a CDS encoding DUF5926 family protein, with protein sequence MAKKRPHTKAKRPQGTGGVGAAGADGQVPVVGAREQCPCGSGRRYKACHGRAAAQAVTELVQRPFEGLPGEGDWIALRELVPAATVELKLKDALPQGVPSVTLATVLPMAWPALRRDDGSVLLGLQNDTSSGDISRDLADTLQRALVADPGTPVQGRRAPADGPRLQDLLDPEGEFEPVVHTGFEFWVPDTENTTPEVTASLERANSAAIPTVKLAGVDAAYWCETPDKNHLRWVMPHAEERLLDALARLHAAGRSSLGEGTRLVGSFRAHGLTVPVWDLPTGVGADDVEKPAAEFAERLATALADESPLTPDERRARGGLTNRQVTLS encoded by the coding sequence ATGGCCAAGAAGCGACCCCACACGAAGGCCAAGCGCCCGCAGGGCACCGGCGGAGTCGGCGCCGCAGGCGCCGATGGGCAGGTTCCGGTTGTCGGCGCGCGCGAGCAATGCCCCTGCGGCAGCGGCCGCCGCTACAAGGCCTGCCACGGCCGGGCCGCCGCCCAGGCGGTGACCGAGCTGGTGCAGCGCCCCTTCGAGGGCCTGCCGGGCGAGGGCGACTGGATCGCGCTGCGCGAGCTGGTGCCCGCCGCCACCGTCGAGCTGAAGCTGAAGGACGCGCTCCCGCAGGGCGTTCCCTCGGTGACGCTCGCCACCGTCCTGCCCATGGCGTGGCCCGCGCTGCGCCGCGACGACGGCTCGGTGCTGCTCGGCCTGCAGAACGACACGTCGTCCGGCGACATCAGCCGCGACCTCGCCGACACCCTCCAGCGGGCCCTCGTCGCCGACCCGGGCACACCGGTCCAGGGCCGGCGCGCCCCGGCCGACGGACCGCGCCTGCAGGACCTGCTGGACCCCGAAGGGGAGTTCGAGCCAGTTGTGCACACGGGCTTCGAGTTCTGGGTCCCGGACACGGAGAACACGACCCCGGAGGTGACCGCCTCCCTGGAGCGCGCCAACTCCGCGGCGATCCCGACTGTGAAGCTCGCGGGCGTCGACGCGGCGTACTGGTGCGAGACTCCCGACAAGAACCATTTGCGATGGGTCATGCCGCACGCCGAGGAGCGGCTTCTGGACGCCCTCGCCCGGCTCCACGCGGCGGGGCGCTCCAGCCTCGGCGAGGGCACCCGTCTGGTCGGTTCCTTCCGTGCTCACGGCCTCACCGTGCCGGTCTGGGACCTGCCCACCGGGGTCGGCGCGGACGACGTGGAGAAGCCGGCGGCCGAGTTCGCCGAGCGGCTCGCCACCGCCCTGGCCGACGAGTCCCCGCTCACCCCGGACGAGCGCCGGGCGCGCGGCGGGCTCACCAACCGGCAGGTCACGCTGAGTTGA
- a CDS encoding bifunctional DNA primase/polymerase translates to MREIPGKRRRLLSRRNGGRPELLEQALTFATEWQWPVLPGVAPDPQGRARCGCPDPECVVPGAHPFDPGLLAATTDERMVRWWWGNRPTAPIVLATGGAAPCAVSLPALAASRALAALDRTGMRLGPVVAAPHRWAILVAPYSMEQLGELLYAKDFVPGSLRFHSEGGYLALPPSETGHGVIRWERAPLPGSAAPWVPDVEAVVDAVVDALTRTGVSAPEF, encoded by the coding sequence ATGCGCGAGATCCCCGGAAAGCGACGCAGGCTCCTGTCCAGGCGCAACGGCGGGAGGCCCGAGCTACTTGAGCAGGCCCTGACGTTCGCGACGGAATGGCAGTGGCCCGTACTCCCGGGGGTGGCGCCGGACCCGCAGGGCCGTGCCCGCTGCGGCTGCCCGGACCCGGAGTGCGTGGTGCCCGGCGCTCACCCCTTCGACCCCGGCCTGCTGGCCGCCACCACCGACGAGCGCATGGTGCGCTGGTGGTGGGGCAACCGGCCGACGGCACCGATCGTGCTGGCCACCGGCGGCGCCGCCCCCTGCGCGGTGAGCCTGCCGGCCCTGGCCGCCTCCCGCGCCCTCGCCGCGCTCGACCGCACCGGCATGCGCCTCGGCCCCGTGGTCGCGGCCCCGCACCGCTGGGCGATCCTCGTCGCGCCGTACTCCATGGAGCAGTTGGGCGAACTGCTCTACGCCAAGGACTTCGTGCCCGGCTCGCTCCGCTTCCACAGCGAGGGCGGCTATCTGGCACTGCCCCCCTCCGAGACCGGCCACGGAGTGATCCGCTGGGAGCGGGCCCCGCTGCCCGGTTCGGCCGCGCCCTGGGTGCCCGACGTCGAGGCGGTCGTGGACGCGGTCGTCGACGCCCTCACTCGTACGGGTGTGAGCGCGCCCGAGTTCTGA
- a CDS encoding PP2C family protein-serine/threonine phosphatase, translating to MLDIPSRVRVHVERLLAVQNDMGVCDAFEQYAPVGKPDTMNAPHPPKVAGIDSTVPSPAHTVAPAPVAPGSPSAPPATGPGTAPGAVLQDRLAGWVSDLTTLHELTERLTRTDSLDSALDEALRAGAALVGARRGLLVLEPAGGIGPDTTVGLGLGRADLGHIETVPRSSLPYGRILDGLPGGDGEIAQPDLFAEDGLDPRHREVAARLGYAASYALPLSTESAGRLGAAVWLYDEPAEPVERQRHLVGLYTRFAAEHLARLVEVERTRACMATIAEELLPSRLPRVAGVQLAARHRTGPRGGGDWYDALPLPDAALGLAVGSVTGSGPSAIAAMGRLRASLRAYAVMEGEDPVAVLSDLELLLRLTEPARSATALFAYVEPALRKITLAGAGHSPPLVIGERRTEFVETSLSAPLGMLACWEAPSVELTAHSGETVLLYTDGLLQRTGEPVDRAFARLHAAAACVPRALRTDPGAIADHVLRTVLPERLDAADGTEDVVLLAARFE from the coding sequence ATGCTGGACATCCCCTCACGAGTGCGTGTACATGTGGAGAGACTGCTAGCGGTGCAGAATGACATGGGGGTTTGCGATGCTTTTGAGCAATACGCACCGGTCGGAAAGCCGGACACCATGAACGCCCCTCACCCTCCGAAAGTGGCTGGAATCGATTCAACGGTTCCCTCCCCCGCACACACTGTCGCGCCCGCGCCCGTCGCCCCCGGTTCCCCATCGGCCCCTCCCGCCACAGGACCGGGCACCGCTCCCGGGGCTGTTCTGCAGGACAGACTCGCGGGCTGGGTCTCGGACCTCACGACGCTGCACGAACTCACCGAACGCCTGACCCGCACGGACTCGCTCGACAGCGCGCTGGACGAGGCCCTGCGCGCCGGCGCCGCCCTGGTGGGCGCCCGCCGCGGTCTCCTCGTCCTGGAACCGGCCGGCGGAATCGGTCCGGACACCACCGTCGGCCTCGGGCTCGGCCGCGCCGACCTCGGGCACATCGAGACCGTGCCGCGCAGTTCCCTGCCGTACGGCCGCATCCTCGACGGACTGCCGGGCGGGGACGGCGAGATCGCCCAGCCCGACCTGTTCGCCGAGGACGGACTCGACCCCCGCCACCGCGAGGTCGCCGCCCGGCTCGGATACGCGGCGAGCTACGCGCTCCCCCTGTCCACCGAGAGCGCCGGCCGGCTCGGCGCCGCCGTCTGGCTCTACGACGAGCCCGCGGAGCCGGTCGAGCGGCAGCGCCACCTCGTCGGGCTGTACACGCGCTTCGCCGCCGAGCATCTGGCCCGGCTCGTCGAGGTCGAGCGCACCCGCGCGTGCATGGCGACCATCGCCGAGGAACTGCTGCCCTCCCGGCTGCCCCGGGTCGCCGGCGTGCAGCTCGCCGCCCGGCACCGCACCGGACCGCGCGGCGGCGGCGACTGGTACGACGCGCTGCCGCTGCCGGACGCCGCGCTCGGGCTCGCGGTCGGCTCGGTCACGGGGTCGGGGCCCAGCGCGATCGCCGCGATGGGACGGCTGCGTGCCTCCCTGCGGGCGTACGCGGTGATGGAGGGAGAGGACCCCGTCGCCGTCCTCTCCGATCTGGAGCTGTTGCTGCGCCTGACGGAACCCGCCCGCTCCGCCACCGCGCTCTTCGCCTACGTGGAACCCGCCCTGCGCAAGATCACCCTGGCCGGGGCGGGGCACAGTCCGCCGCTGGTGATCGGCGAACGGCGCACCGAGTTCGTCGAGACCTCCCTGTCGGCGCCGCTCGGCATGCTCGCCTGCTGGGAGGCGCCGAGCGTGGAGCTGACCGCCCATTCAGGAGAAACCGTCCTGCTCTATACCGACGGCCTCCTCCAGCGCACCGGCGAACCCGTCGACCGGGCCTTCGCCCGCCTCCACGCGGCCGCGGCCTGCGTCCCCCGGGCCCTGCGCACCGACCCCGGCGCCATCGCCGACCACGTCCTGCGCACCGTTCTGCCGGAGAGGCTCGACGCGGCCGACGGCACGGAGGACGTGGTGCTGCTGGCGGCGCGGTTCGAGTAG
- a CDS encoding aminopeptidase P family protein gives MADELEPVTPETEATEAEEPIKQRKNGLYPGVSDELAENMKSGWADTELHGLKPIAQAAETAARRAALSARFPGDRLVIPSGNLKTRSNDTEYPFRASVEYAYLTGGRPDDSTDGVLVLEPTGAEGHEATIYLLPRSDRENGEFWLSGQGELWVGRRHSLSESAELYGIPAADVRELADKLREATGPVRVVRGYDAGIEAALHDKVTAERDDELRVFLSEARLVKDAFEIGELQKAVDSTVRGFEDVVRVLDRAEATSERYIEGTFFLRARVEGNDVGYGSICASGPHATTLHWVRNDGPVRSGDLLLLDAGVETHTYYTADVTRTLPVNGTFSAIQRKIYDAVFDAQEAGIAAVRPGGKYRDFHDAAQHVLAERLVEWGLVEGPVERVLELGLQRRWTLHGTGHMLGMDVHDCAAARVESYVDGTLEPGMVLTVEPGLYFQADDLTVPEEYRGIGVRIEDDILVTEDGNRNLSAGLPRGSAEVERWMASLKGSRD, from the coding sequence GTGGCGGACGAGCTCGAACCGGTGACCCCGGAGACCGAGGCGACCGAAGCCGAGGAGCCCATCAAGCAGCGCAAGAACGGCCTGTACCCGGGCGTGTCCGACGAGCTGGCCGAGAACATGAAGTCGGGCTGGGCCGACACCGAGCTGCACGGCCTGAAGCCGATCGCCCAGGCCGCGGAGACCGCCGCCCGCCGCGCCGCGCTCTCCGCGCGCTTCCCCGGCGACCGCCTGGTGATCCCCTCGGGCAACCTCAAGACCCGCTCGAACGACACCGAGTACCCCTTCCGGGCGTCGGTCGAGTACGCGTACCTCACTGGTGGCCGGCCCGATGACAGCACGGACGGCGTCCTGGTCCTGGAGCCGACGGGCGCCGAGGGGCACGAGGCGACGATCTACCTCCTGCCCCGCTCCGACCGGGAGAACGGCGAGTTCTGGCTCTCCGGCCAGGGCGAGCTGTGGGTCGGCCGACGGCACTCGCTGAGCGAGTCGGCGGAGCTGTACGGCATCCCCGCCGCCGACGTCCGCGAACTCGCCGACAAGCTGCGCGAGGCCACCGGGCCGGTGCGGGTCGTACGCGGGTACGACGCCGGTATCGAGGCGGCGCTGCACGACAAGGTCACCGCCGAGCGTGACGACGAGCTGCGGGTCTTCCTCTCCGAGGCACGGCTGGTCAAGGACGCGTTCGAGATCGGCGAGCTGCAGAAGGCCGTCGACTCGACGGTGCGCGGCTTCGAGGACGTCGTACGCGTGCTGGACAGGGCCGAGGCGACCTCGGAGCGCTACATCGAGGGAACCTTCTTCCTGCGCGCCCGGGTCGAGGGCAACGATGTCGGCTACGGCTCCATCTGCGCCTCCGGTCCGCACGCCACGACGCTGCACTGGGTCCGCAACGACGGTCCGGTCCGCTCCGGCGACCTGCTCCTGCTGGACGCCGGCGTCGAGACGCACACGTACTACACGGCCGACGTCACGCGCACCCTGCCGGTCAACGGCACCTTCAGCGCGATCCAGAGGAAGATCTACGACGCCGTCTTCGACGCGCAGGAGGCCGGTATCGCCGCCGTGCGGCCCGGCGGCAAGTACCGCGACTTCCATGACGCCGCGCAGCACGTTCTCGCCGAACGGCTGGTCGAGTGGGGGCTCGTCGAGGGGCCCGTCGAGCGGGTCCTGGAGCTGGGCCTCCAGCGCCGCTGGACCCTGCACGGCACGGGTCACATGCTCGGCATGGACGTCCACGACTGCGCCGCCGCGCGCGTCGAGTCCTACGTCGACGGGACGTTGGAGCCGGGGATGGTGCTGACGGTCGAGCCCGGCCTGTACTTCCAGGCGGACGACCTCACCGTCCCCGAGGAGTACCGGGGCATCGGCGTCCGCATCGAGGACGACATCCTGGTGACGGAGGACGGCAACCGCAACCTGTCCGCGGGGCTGCCGCGCGGTTCCGCCGAGGTCGAGCGGTGGATGGCCTCGCTGAAGGGCTCGCGCGACTGA
- a CDS encoding triphosphoribosyl-dephospho-CoA synthase, which translates to MSSREDETLARAAVAALTRQLELTPKPGLPDPRDLGARATRQDHRALRWSAKALLPGFAAMAACARRNGAPTPGLRAELGAIGRCTEHSTQRAGGGHRGATWVLGLLVAAAAMEPGARGRELAAIAKKIAAHPDRRAPRRPSRGSSVSAKYGAAGARGEARAGFPHVRRALDVLAGARVAGTREGEARLDALLTVMSTLQDTELLYTAGPQGLRHVQAGARAVIEAGGVATDAGRRGLVAFDADLQERGWSPRGSGSLLAGALFVDALPGLSPVPA; encoded by the coding sequence ATGAGCAGTCGCGAGGACGAGACGCTGGCGCGGGCCGCGGTGGCCGCGCTCACCCGGCAGCTGGAACTGACCCCCAAGCCCGGCCTGCCCGACCCGCGCGACCTCGGCGCCCGCGCGACCCGGCAGGACCACCGTGCCCTGCGCTGGTCGGCGAAGGCACTGCTGCCCGGCTTCGCGGCGATGGCGGCCTGCGCCCGGCGCAACGGTGCCCCGACCCCCGGACTCCGGGCCGAACTCGGTGCGATCGGGCGCTGCACCGAGCACTCGACGCAACGCGCCGGCGGCGGGCATCGCGGCGCCACCTGGGTGCTGGGTCTGCTGGTCGCCGCGGCCGCCATGGAGCCCGGCGCCCGGGGGCGCGAACTGGCCGCCATCGCCAAGAAGATCGCCGCCCACCCCGACCGCCGGGCACCCAGGCGCCCCTCACGGGGGTCGTCGGTCTCCGCCAAGTACGGGGCCGCCGGCGCCCGGGGCGAGGCCCGGGCTGGCTTTCCCCATGTACGGCGGGCGTTGGACGTCCTGGCCGGGGCGCGCGTCGCGGGGACGCGGGAGGGGGAGGCCCGGCTCGACGCGCTTCTCACGGTGATGTCCACGCTGCAGGACACCGAGTTGCTGTACACCGCCGGGCCGCAGGGGCTGCGGCATGTGCAGGCCGGGGCCCGGGCGGTGATCGAGGCGGGGGGTGTGGCGACCGATGCGGGGCGGCGGGGTCTGGTCGCGTTCGACGCGGATCTTCAGGAGCGGGGGTGGAGTCCGCGGGGGAGTGGGTCGTTGCTGGCCGGGGCGTTGTTCGTGGACGCCCTGCCCGGCCTCTCGCCGGTGCCCGCGTGA
- a CDS encoding intradiol ring-cleavage dioxygenase, giving the protein MTGNHTAGHHTAGHRTSRTITRRRALAVTGGTIAAGGLVATGYQSAFADGNTSSAEATVTAFGTSAGSACMTLMSSVTEGPYHLDGALVRKDITEGKSGVPLTLRLTVVDATDGCTPVPGAAVEIWHCDAWGYYSGYTTANPGGWAPAESEDGSTADDATYLRGYQIANANGVVEFRTVFPGWYTPRTCHIHVKVHTGGGKEDGTYEGGKVNFTGQFFFDDEIAQAVFTLEPYSRHSGSYTTLDDDMVYDGGGASTGLLTLKAVKKANPARGYRGSLILGIDPDAENTGGGGEGGTPPSGEPPADAPTDGATGSASAS; this is encoded by the coding sequence ATGACGGGAAACCACACGGCGGGACACCACACGGCGGGACACCGCACGAGCAGAACGATCACGAGGCGCCGTGCTCTCGCGGTGACCGGAGGGACGATCGCCGCCGGCGGGCTGGTGGCCACCGGGTACCAGTCGGCGTTCGCGGACGGGAACACCAGTAGCGCCGAGGCGACCGTCACGGCTTTCGGGACGAGCGCCGGCAGCGCGTGCATGACGCTGATGTCGAGCGTCACCGAGGGGCCCTACCATCTGGACGGCGCCCTCGTCCGCAAGGACATCACCGAAGGCAAGAGCGGTGTTCCCTTGACGCTGCGCCTCACCGTGGTGGACGCCACCGACGGCTGCACCCCGGTCCCCGGCGCGGCCGTGGAGATCTGGCACTGCGACGCCTGGGGCTACTACTCCGGCTACACCACCGCGAATCCCGGCGGCTGGGCACCCGCCGAGAGCGAGGACGGTTCGACCGCCGACGACGCCACGTACCTTCGCGGATATCAGATCGCCAACGCGAACGGGGTCGTCGAGTTCAGGACCGTCTTCCCCGGTTGGTACACCCCGCGCACCTGTCACATCCATGTGAAGGTGCACACCGGCGGCGGGAAGGAGGACGGCACCTACGAGGGCGGCAAGGTCAACTTCACCGGCCAGTTCTTCTTCGACGACGAGATCGCCCAGGCGGTCTTCACGCTGGAGCCGTACTCCCGGCACAGCGGCAGCTACACCACCCTCGACGACGACATGGTCTACGACGGCGGAGGCGCCTCCACGGGCCTGCTCACCCTCAAGGCCGTCAAGAAGGCGAACCCGGCCCGCGGTTACCGGGGCTCCCTCATCCTCGGCATCGACCCCGACGCCGAGAACACCGGCGGTGGCGGAGAGGGCGGTACGCCCCCGTCGGGCGAGCCCCCGGCCGACGCCCCGACCGACGGCGCCACCGGCTCCGCGTCGGCCTCGTAG
- the fxsA gene encoding FxSxx-COOH cyclophane-containing RiPP peptide: MNASLDPTAAESGSTAAVGPERVSLVQLAARSGGALSPALTRAVSNGVERSGPGRVAVAAFQSSV; this comes from the coding sequence ATGAACGCATCCCTCGACCCCACGGCCGCAGAGTCAGGGTCCACGGCCGCCGTCGGTCCGGAGCGGGTGTCCTTGGTGCAGTTGGCGGCACGGAGCGGAGGCGCGCTGTCGCCCGCTCTGACCCGTGCCGTGTCGAACGGCGTCGAACGGTCCGGTCCGGGACGGGTCGCGGTCGCGGCCTTCCAGTCCTCCGTCTGA
- a CDS encoding FxsB family cyclophane-forming radical SAM/SPASM peptide maturase yields the protein MGRPLLPLRQFVLKMHSRCDLACDHCYVYEHADQSWRGRPRVMSDLVLRATAERVAEHAKTHGLAAVHVVLHGGEPLLAGRARLRAAAVELRAALDGVCELDLRIHTNAVTLDERFLDLFDEFGIKVGVSLDGDRAANDLHRRYADGRSSHDRVLGAVALLGRPRYRHLFAGLLCTIDLRNDPVAVHDALAGLAPPRVDFLLPHATWDEPPARPEDDVDGTAYARWLLAVHDRWTETGRPMEVRVFDSVLRTLRGESSLTESLGLDPADLAVIETDGTFEQADSLKTAHAGAPATGLDVFAHSLDEVAAHPGIVARQQGLDGLAAQCRSCPVVRSCGGGLYAHRYRSGGSGFANPSVYCSDLLSLITDLRDRHMTDQCVQPALAEAHLDELATGCGSDTTVDLLGRHQLALVRELLGHVRHTTTRTPAGGDAEDAQEAWQTLTALDSAAPEAVDTVLAHPYVRPWALSSLGVRPPTRPAAGKAGDAGGTAPAEPAGGGSETAATATRGIAEIAAAAAVRAGRPAAVVVPVRDGLLRLPSLGTLAVGAGAGRAVVRAGADGFTVHADDRTYTVARNEPADPAWQGSRRFELDGWSVTLEDTDPWRACHGHPAHPRLTEGEAEAWRADLTRAWAWIRRELPRYAPGIAAGLRVITPLLPSPEGADISSAARDAFGAVAIARPAAPETLALLLVHEFQHVKLGAVLDLADLYDPACDTLFYAPWRPDPRPLEGLLQGTYAHLAVVDFWLARWRSGGGQGAETRFSRWRDQTAEAVETLAGSGALTQAGGRFVAGLRRALPADEVSADARRAARRVADEHRRTVLP from the coding sequence ATGGGCCGACCGCTCCTGCCCCTACGCCAGTTCGTGCTGAAGATGCACAGTCGCTGCGATCTCGCGTGCGACCACTGCTATGTGTACGAGCACGCCGACCAGAGCTGGCGCGGCCGGCCCCGGGTGATGTCGGACCTCGTCCTGCGCGCCACGGCGGAACGCGTCGCCGAGCACGCGAAGACCCATGGGCTCGCCGCCGTGCACGTGGTGCTGCACGGCGGCGAGCCCCTTCTCGCGGGCCGCGCCCGGCTGCGCGCGGCCGCCGTGGAACTGCGCGCCGCCCTCGACGGCGTGTGCGAACTGGATCTGCGGATCCACACCAACGCCGTCACGCTCGACGAGCGGTTCCTGGACCTGTTCGACGAGTTCGGCATCAAGGTCGGCGTCTCGCTGGACGGCGACCGCGCCGCGAACGACCTGCACCGGCGCTACGCCGACGGGCGCAGCAGCCACGACCGGGTCCTCGGGGCCGTCGCCCTGCTCGGCCGGCCCCGCTACCGCCACCTCTTCGCGGGTCTGCTGTGCACCATCGACCTGCGCAACGACCCGGTCGCCGTCCACGACGCGCTCGCCGGCCTCGCCCCGCCCCGCGTCGACTTCCTCCTCCCGCACGCCACCTGGGACGAGCCCCCGGCGCGCCCCGAGGACGATGTCGACGGCACCGCGTACGCGCGCTGGCTGCTGGCCGTCCACGACCGCTGGACCGAGACCGGACGGCCCATGGAGGTCCGGGTGTTCGACTCGGTCCTGCGGACCCTGCGTGGCGAGAGCAGCCTGACCGAGTCGCTGGGGCTGGACCCGGCCGACCTCGCCGTGATCGAGACCGACGGGACCTTCGAACAGGCCGACTCCCTGAAGACCGCCCACGCCGGGGCCCCCGCCACCGGCCTGGACGTGTTCGCCCACTCCCTGGACGAGGTCGCCGCGCATCCCGGGATCGTGGCCCGGCAGCAGGGTCTCGACGGGCTGGCCGCGCAGTGCCGTTCCTGTCCGGTGGTGCGCTCCTGCGGCGGGGGCCTGTACGCCCATCGCTACCGGTCCGGCGGCAGCGGGTTCGCCAACCCCTCCGTGTACTGCTCCGACCTGCTGTCCCTCATCACCGATCTCCGGGACCGTCACATGACCGACCAGTGCGTACAACCCGCGCTCGCCGAGGCGCACTTGGACGAGCTGGCCACGGGATGCGGCTCGGACACGACCGTGGACCTGCTGGGCCGCCACCAACTCGCCCTGGTCCGCGAGCTGCTGGGCCATGTGCGGCACACGACGACGCGCACCCCGGCGGGCGGGGACGCCGAGGACGCGCAGGAGGCGTGGCAGACGCTGACCGCCCTCGACAGCGCGGCCCCCGAGGCCGTGGACACGGTCCTGGCCCACCCCTATGTACGGCCCTGGGCGCTCAGCTCCCTCGGGGTCCGTCCGCCGACGCGACCGGCGGCGGGGAAGGCCGGAGACGCGGGAGGGACGGCACCGGCGGAACCGGCCGGGGGCGGCAGCGAGACGGCCGCGACGGCGACCCGCGGGATCGCGGAGATCGCCGCCGCCGCCGCGGTGCGCGCCGGGCGCCCGGCGGCGGTCGTCGTCCCGGTCCGCGACGGACTGCTGCGGCTGCCCTCGCTCGGCACGCTGGCGGTGGGGGCGGGCGCCGGGCGCGCCGTGGTGCGCGCGGGCGCCGACGGTTTCACGGTCCACGCGGACGACCGGACGTACACGGTGGCCCGCAACGAGCCCGCGGACCCCGCCTGGCAGGGGAGCCGACGGTTCGAGCTGGACGGCTGGTCCGTGACCCTGGAGGACACCGACCCCTGGCGGGCCTGCCACGGGCATCCGGCGCACCCCCGGCTCACCGAGGGGGAGGCCGAGGCGTGGCGGGCCGACCTCACCCGGGCCTGGGCCTGGATCCGCCGCGAACTGCCCCGCTACGCACCGGGGATCGCCGCGGGGCTCCGGGTGATCACCCCGCTCCTGCCCTCCCCCGAGGGCGCCGACATCAGTTCGGCGGCCCGCGACGCCTTCGGCGCCGTGGCCATCGCCCGCCCCGCCGCACCGGAGACGCTGGCGCTGCTCCTCGTCCACGAGTTCCAGCACGTGAAGCTGGGCGCGGTCCTGGACCTGGCGGACCTGTACGACCCGGCGTGCGACACGCTGTTCTACGCGCCCTGGCGCCCCGACCCGCGCCCGCTGGAGGGGCTGCTGCAGGGGACGTACGCCCATCTCGCGGTGGTCGACTTCTGGCTGGCCCGGTGGCGGAGCGGGGGCGGGCAGGGGGCCGAGACCCGGTTCTCCCGGTGGCGGGACCAGACGGCGGAGGCGGTGGAGACCCTGGCGGGGTCGGGAGCGCTGACGCAGGCCGGGGGACGGTTCGTGGCGGGGCTCCGGCGGGCGCTGCCGGCGGACGAGGTGAGCGCGGACGCCCGGCGGGCGGCCCGGCGGGTGGCGGACGAGCACCGGCGGACCGTTCTGCCGTAG